The following coding sequences lie in one Aspergillus luchuensis IFO 4308 DNA, chromosome 8, nearly complete sequence genomic window:
- a CDS encoding E3 ubiquitin-protein ligase (COG:O;~EggNog:ENOG410QE9I;~InterPro:IPR001841,IPR002867,IPR017907,IPR031127, IPR013083;~PFAM:PF01485;~go_function: GO:0004842 - ubiquitin-protein transferase activity [Evidence IEA];~go_process: GO:0016567 - protein ubiquitination [Evidence IEA]), giving the protein MELHYQSSSQMDDEIYVVTQQLQELQEYLDSQKGKGRADDDEDYLQAYRQELRAHLRSLEDNKLAWSIAVAVRSDSRVIAAITREEAQASDDRRLAIRINERNDDSDTSTTDCAVEQPQAATEPQSSDDECIAGPSMTYRERQALELEKSAATETRCCVCYESFFAHKMKQLDCNHNYCDDCLKDLFLRATKDSTLFPPRCCRMPIHLEAVQEHMSQTEVSDFKSAEIEFSTTDRTYCSNTSCGKFILPQNITAGRAECPHCNLNTCAMCKKAFHIDDCVKDTDLQATLALASAQGWQRCFRCRALVDLGFGCANVALSFATSAVFNGRHANALLGTREDYSPERQKL; this is encoded by the exons ATGGAACTCCACTACCAATCAAGCAGTCAGATGGACGACGAAATCTACGTTGTCACCCAGCAACTTCAGGAGTTACAAGAGTATCTTGACTCTCAAAAAGGGAAAGGTCGGgccgatgacgacgaagactATCTACAAGCATATCGCCAAGAGTTGAGAGCACACCTAAGGTCACTGGAGGACAACAAGCTCGCCTGGAGCATTGCTGTGGCAGTACGTTCCGACAGTCGTGTTATTGCTGCTATTACACGGGAAGAAGCTCAGGCAAGCGATGATCGACGTCTGGCAATCAGAATAAATGAAAGAAACGATGACTCGGACACTTCCACAACCGATTGTGCTGTGGAGCAGCCTCAAGCGGCCACAGAGCCCCAGTCCAGTGACGATGAGTGCATCGCGGGCCCCTCGATGACATACAGAGAAAGACAGGCCTTGGAATTGGAGAAGTCTGCCGCCACGGAAACTCGGTGCTGCGTGTGCTATGAGAGTTTCTTCGCTCATAAGATGAAGCAATTGGACTGCAACCATAATTACTGTGACGATTGTCTCAAAGATCTCTTTCTAAGAGCGACAAAGGACTCaactctctttcctccacgATGCTGCCGTATGCCGATTCATCTAGAAGCTGTCCAGGAGCATATGTCACAGACTGAGGTGTCTGATTTCAAGAGCGCGGAAATTGAGTTCTCCACCACTGACCGCACTTATTGCAGCAATACCAGCTGCGGCAAGTTCATACTACCGCAAAACATCACAGCCGGCCGTGCTGAGTGCCCCCACTGCAACCTGAATACCTGTGCCATGTGCAAAAAGGCTTTTCACATCGACGATTGTGTGAAGGATACTGATCTGCAAGCTACACTGGCGCTAGCCAGTGCCCAAGGATGGCAACGGTGCTTCCGTTGCAGGGCTCTCGTCGACCTGGGGTTCGGCT GTGCAAATGTCGCGCTGAGTTTTGCTACCTCTGCGGTCTTCAATGGAAGACATGCGAATGCGTTACTTGGGACGAGGGAAGACTACTCGCCAGAGCGGCAGAAGTTGTAG
- a CDS encoding uncharacterized protein (COG:I;~EggNog:ENOG410PJJ4;~InterPro:IPR006076,IPR036188,IPR002938;~PFAM:PF01494,PF13450;~TransMembrane:1 (i7-26o);~go_function: GO:0016491 - oxidoreductase activity [Evidence IEA];~go_function: GO:0071949 - FAD binding [Evidence IEA];~go_process: GO:0055114 - oxidation-reduction process [Evidence IEA]), with protein sequence MSPTKKDFHVAIIGGGIAGITLAIALHHRNISVTIYEQAHEFGEVGAGVSFSPNAVQAMKYCHDGIYNAFEKVCTRNLWPTKQKVWFDYLDGYNSKNTSQEENGHQKIEFTISNSLGQNGVHRAHFLDEMIKLVPKEISRFNKHLDDIHERISDGKLIMKFADGSEDEADLVIGCDGIKSQVRQIIVGADHPSAKPSYTHKYAYRGLVPMDKAVEAIGEELASNSCMHMGPGGHMLTFPVNAGKTLNIVAFHTTTDEWAEYPRLTRQGTRDEVLRDFAGYGPNVTNLLKLTDPQLSVWAIFDLGDHPVPTFYKGRVGISGDAAHATSPHHGAGAGFCIEDTAVLATLLEDERVQTHKDLQAVLAAFDENRRERSQWLVQSSRFIGDCYEWRADGVGSDFKKIEEAINYRNGIIANVDVGKMCEEARGALGRRIEKASL encoded by the exons aTGTCCCCCACAAAGAAAGACTTCCAcgtcgccatcatcggcggcggcatAGCAGGCATCACACTAGCCATTGcgctccaccaccgcaacaTTTCCGTAACCATCTACGAGCAAGCGCACGAATTCGGCGAAGTAGGCGCCGGCGTCTCCTTCAGCCCCAATGCCGTCCAGGCCATGAAATACTGCCACGATGGCATCTACAACGCCTTCGAGAAAGTCTGCACGCGGAACCTCTGGCCCACCAAGCAAAAAGTGTGGTTCGACTATCTGGACGGATACAACAGCAAGAACACTAGTCAAGAAGAAAACGGCCACCAAAAAATCGAAttcaccatctccaacaGCCTCGGTCAGAACGGCGTTCACCGCGCGCATTTCCTCGACGAAATGATCAAGCTCGTCCCCAAGGAGATTTCCCGCTTTAACAAGCACCTGGATGATATTCACGAGCGCATTAGCGATGGCAAGCTGATTATGAAGTTTGCCGATGGATCCGAGGATGAAGCTGATTTGGTCATCGGGTGTGATGGAATCAAGTCCCAGGTGCGCCAGATTATCGTCGGTGCGGACCATCCTTCTGCGAAGCCGTCGTACACTCACAAGTATGCGTACCGGGGTCTCGTGCCGATGGATAAGGCGGTTGAGGCGATCGGGGAGGAATTGGCTTCGAATTCTTGCATGCAT ATGGGCCCCGGCGGCCACATGCTCACCTTCCCCGTGAACGCCGGCAAAACACTCAACATCGTCGCCTTCCACACCACCACTGACGAATGGGCCGAGTACCCCAGACTCACCCGCCAGGGTACCCGTGATGAAGTTCTCCGCGACTTTGCCGGCTACGGGCCCAACGTGACCAACTTGCTTAAGTTGACTGATCCTCAGCTCAGCGTG TGGGCCATCTTCGACCTAGGCGACCACCCGGTCCCAACCTTCTACAAAGGCCGCGTCGGCATCTCCGGCGACGCCGCGCACGCTACCTCGCCGCACCACGGCGCCGGCGCGGGCTTTTGTATCGAGGATACAGCCGTGCTGGCAACACTGCTGGAAGACGAGCGCGTGCAAACGCACAAGGATCTCCAGGCAGTGTTGGCGGCGTTCGATGAGAACCGACGCGAGCGGTCTCAGTGGCTGGTGCAGAGTAGTCGGTTCATTGGCGATTGCTATGAGTGGAGGGCTGATGGGGTAGGAAGTGATTTCAAGAAGATCGAGGAGGCGATTAACTATCGGAATGGGATTATTGCCAATGTGGATGTTGGCAAGATGTGTGAGGAGGCGAGGGGGGCGTTGGGGAGAAGGATTGAGAAGGCTTCGTTGTGA
- a CDS encoding HET domain-containing protein (COG:S;~EggNog:ENOG410PV4E;~InterPro:IPR010730;~PFAM:PF06985) translates to MTSHPSVCQRCWNSLFLRNGFQAAWKAQFQPHVSGFSYKVSLGEIAISAKQGCKWCQFLNEQIPAQVGTDGPLHAEAEYTIAVRFRMRSGQEQRTLLALSLNDIWSQTFEVHTVDGNPAAEFIPTREVIWQVNSPATYAHAAELISECTTGGHDQCHHRETLYLPTRVVDCLDPEHPKLHITQGGVPGKYTALSYRWGEAQPHRMQTHNLQSYCQEIPVHSLPQTIQDAIHCTQQLGISFLWVDSLCIIQDSKEDKSREIPQIRKTFQNAFVTIVAASASQVSQGFLQDREPPPKAVSLPFRCDDNRIGSMWIREGTIDPREPIDTRAWCYEEKLLTQRALIFTSRTVRFQCQSHYLNIGNSNIAAWNADTRLPSTMMEPEEGDWAPLTYEESSALAIENTWASVLAEYTARDITQFRDRLIAFYGIAETFHRTWTHSQYLAGLWKHNLLEDLLWEADPPLHPRPENYRAPSWSWAAVNGKVLRANTMHFWREDVPECEIIDCQITLANEKMPYGEVTDGRLQLNASMKSIIWHPSQGKFYATSQRDSDKSEELHPGTLLGKCYPDSLQEIESEGMQQAYAIPLRSSRKTYHVIQGLIVVPCQGDHESQCFRRVGRFDVPLLKLWGDFDPDTLFGSTRQRVVIV, encoded by the exons ATGACGTCGCATCCTTCTGTCTGCCAGCGTTGCTGGAATAGCCTATTTTTGAGAAACGGTTTCCAAGCTGCCTGGAAGGCTCAGTTTCAACCTCACGTGTCAGGCTTCTCCTACAAAGTGAGCCTGGGAGAAATCGCCATCTCTGCCAAACAGGGCTGCAAATGGTGCCAATTTCTCAACGAGCAGATTCCAGCTCAGGTTGGGACAGACGGTCCCCTTCATGCCGAGGCAGAGTATACAATCGCTGTGAGATTCCGCATGAGGTCGGGGCAAGAACAACGTACCCTTCTGGCCCTCTCGTTGAATGACATCTGGAGTCAAACCTTTGAGGTACATACAGTGGATG GTAATCCTGCTGCGGAGTTCATCCCCACACGCGAGGTCATTTGGCAGGTCAACTCCCCAGCTACATATGCTCATGCTGCTGAGCTTATCAGCGAGTGCACGACTGGGGGACATGACCAGTGTCATCATCGAGAGACCCTTTATCTGCCGACTCGAGTAGTCGATTGTTTGGATCCGGAGCATCCAAAACTTCATATCACTCAAGGGGGAGTGCCAGGGAAATACACAGCTCTGAGTTACCGCTGGGGAGAGGCCCAGCCACATCGAATGCAAACCCACAATCTCCAGTCATATTGTCAAGAGATCCCAGTCCATTCACTCCCTCAAACAATCCAAGATGCGATCCATTGCACTCAACAACTCGGGATCAGTTTTCTATGGGTCGACAGCCTGTGCATCATCCAAGACTCTAAGGAGGATAAAAGTCGCGAGATCCCACAAATCCGCAAAACCTTCCAAAACGCATTCGTGACTATCGTCGCGGCCAGTGCATCTCAAGTCAGCCAAGGCTTCTTGCAAGACCGTGAACCCCCACCCAAAGCAGTTTCGCTACCTTTCCGCTGCGACGACAACCGCATCGGCAGTATGTGGATCAGGGAGGGCACGATTGATCCCCGCGAGCCAATAGATACCAGAGCGTGGTGTTACGAGGAGAAGCTTCTTACCCAGCGTGCTTTGATCTTCACAAGTCGAACCGTGCGGTTTCAATGTCAATCGCACTACCTTAACATCGGAAACTCCAACATTGCAGCATGGAATGCAGACACGCGCCTTCCGAGCACAATGAtggagccagaagaaggGGACTGGGCTCCGCTAACGTACGAAGAGAGTTCCGCTCTTGCGATTGAAAATACATGGGCCTCGGTACTCGCAGAATACACGGCGCGCGATATCACACAGTTTCGCGATCGTCTCATCGCATTCTACGGCATCGCAGAAACTTTTCATCGCACTTGGACTCATAGCCAGTACCTCGCTGGATTATGGAAACATAACCTCCTGGAAGACCTCCTCTGGGAAGCTGATCCGCCGCTACATCCCCGACCCGAGAACTACCGCGCCCCGTCTTGGTCCTGGGCTGCAGTAAATGGCAAGGTGCTGCGTGCGAATACTATGCACTtctggagagaagatgtaccGGAATGTGAGATTATCGATTGTCAAATCACCTTGGCAAATGAGAAGATGCCGTACGGTGAGGTTACAGACGGACGGTTGCAACTGAACGCCTCGATGAAGAGTATTATTTGGCACCCCTCACAGGGGAAGTTCTATGCTACCAGCCAGAGGGATTCAGACAAGTCGGAGGAATTACATCCGGGCACATTACTGGGTAAATGCTATCCAGATAGTTTGCAAGAAATTGAGTCGGAAGGAATGCAGCAGGCTTATGCTATTCCGCTGCGGTCTTCCCGGAAGACATACCATGTTATCCAAGGCTTAATAGTTGTGCCATGTCAAGGGGATCATGAAAGCCAGTGCTTCCGCCGGGTGGGCAGGTTCGATGTCCCGTTGTTGAAGCTCTGGGGTGACTTTGATCCTGATACATTGTTTGGATCTACCCGGCAGCGTGTTGTTATCGTCTGA
- a CDS encoding uncharacterized protein (COG:S;~EggNog:ENOG410PXZG;~InterPro:IPR001810,IPR036047,IPR032675;~PFAM:PF12937;~go_function: GO:0005515 - protein binding [Evidence IEA]) — translation MLDKLPTEILNMILSYVTSHKDLKQLCEVCTRLRDCAIPCLYQCLVFNDPEATCKESAAAVNSIPRRYASHIRDIELRVPIHYRNCYHEMDDDYVWLDDDDAFDTEDSLFDYFEYMEDELECGIEDGIEVKNADDR, via the exons ATGCTAGACAAACTCCCCACGGAAATATTGAATATGATACTGAGCTAT GTAACTAGTCACAAAGACCTGAAGCAACTATGTGAGGTGTGCACCCGCCTGCGGGACTGTGCTATACCCTGCCTTTATCAGTGCCTGGTCTTCAACGATCCGGAAGCGACATGCAAAGAGTCGGCTGCGGCCGTAAACTCAATTCCCAGAAGATACGCGTCGCATATACGAGACATTGAATTGAGGGTTCCGATCCATTATCGAAACTGCTATCACGAAATGGATGACGACTATGTGTGGTTagacgatgacgacgcaTTCGACACCGAGGACTCACTATTTGACTACTTTGAATATATGGAAGATGAACTAGAATGTGGTATTGAAGATGGAATAGAAGTAAAAAATGCAGATGACAGG TGA
- a CDS encoding uncharacterized protein (COG:S;~EggNog:ENOG410PXZG;~InterPro:IPR032675), protein MQSLEYLDLSAISFEHADAEVPFLFNAENLRTLKLRKCLGSLNLLELASSSGKWTELKYFELVLTNSGPTTTTKIICNFIHSAPKLETLCLMLREPINRETLISTIRRCSSLKRLVMHSLADERNPVLGGEGMPWPSGLEHLLQDKQLACFGTSTPPRELVNQLQGLQARPSCKLLHIRATGPAMVNMYRSNICDPLYHPLDIYEFAEWAFSAEGLPDLTVLAWGEFSHEGHFSEHNSLFCRSKTGYRRLNASEISLWDLINDNMDMLAACPYTDTNVLSRTDFL, encoded by the exons ATGCAGTCGCTCGAATACCTTGACTTGTCGGCTATTTCGTTTGAGCATGCTGACGCCGAGGTGCCGTTCTTGTTCAATGCTGAGAATCTGAGAACCTTGAAACTGCGGAAATGCTTAGGATCCCTCAACTTGCTAGAACTAGCATCAAGCTCGGGGAAGTGGACGGAGCTTAAATACTTTGAGCTTGTCCTTACCAATAGCGGGCCTACAACTACAACCAAGATAATCTGCAACTTTATTCATAGTGCTCCCAAATTAGAGACTCTATGTCTCATGCTCCGCGAACCTATCAATCGGGAGACCCTTATAAGCACAATTCGCCGTTGCAGCTCTCTGAAACGTCTCGTCATGCATAGTTTAGCGGACGAACGTAACCCAGTTCTCGGTGGCGAAGGCATGCCTTGGCCATCGGGTCTGGAACACTTATTGCAGGATAAACAGTTGGCCTGTTTTGGGACCTCTACACCACCCCGTGAACTA GTCAATCAGTTACAAGGCTTGCAGGCTCGACCTTCATGCAAGCTTCTACACATCAGAGCTACTGGACCGGCTATGGTGAATATGTATCGTTCGAATATCTGTG ACCCATTGTACCACCCCCTTGACATATACGAGTTTGCGGAGTGGGCATTCAGTGCTGAGGGTCTCCCTGACCTCACAGTACTCGCTTGGGGGGAATTCTCTCACGAAGGCCACTTTTCAGAGCATAACAGTCTCTTCTGTAGATCCAAGACTGGCTATCGACGATTGAACGCATCTGAAATATCGCTTTGGGATCTCATCAATGATAACATGGATATGCTAGCCGCCTGTCCATATACAGATACCAATGTTCTATCAAGAACCGACTTCTTGTAG
- a CDS encoding uncharacterized protein (COG:S;~EggNog:ENOG410PXZG) has protein sequence MGMCIPNMILSSNEFSLLRKQKKIRSLILYTDAYCHEGVGSVDLAQFQDLRSLCWKGLNKYSDFECLKECIRAHGPQLLSLTLDLINWDHAKNRWTHEFRRQSDEGMPNNFLFRGL, from the coding sequence ATGGGAATGTGCATTCCAAATATGATACTTTCTTCTAATGAGTTCTCTCTTCTtagaaagcagaagaagataagatcTCTTATACTCTACACGGATGCTTATTGCCATGAAGGTGTGGGCTCCGTTGACCTTGCGCAGTTTCAAGACCTGAGAAGCCTTTGCTGGAAGGGTCTGAACAAGTATAGCGACTTTGAGTGCCTCAAAGAGTGTATCAGAGCTCATGGTCCTCAACTACTTTCGCTTACACTGGATCTTATTAATTGGGATCACGCAAAGAATCGATGGACTCATGAGTTTCGCCGACAGAGCGACGAAGGAATGCCAAACAACTTTTTGTTCAGAGGATTATGA
- a CDS encoding uncharacterized protein (COG:S;~EggNog:ENOG410PIQV;~TransMembrane:4 (i163-185o191-211i283-302o308-326i)), translated as MVSPAQSLRDQWKEPSDIFTVLLIIGGDIVQQALGAVSGGFLTPVAFSYGWVAYAVSALLSATGDGRLMPETPITNLRVINLKSGYCRWNRSWVLGRVFQDYEHWMPSAVRERLEEHPSQNSDEEKKVPGLLPGGRQPEVALCVAVYHWSTEGNSLARPGHDWVWWTGLLVSLIQIAISAVPFGIYGDWRVFLVTVSGTVLAYAAGALPGWRKEKWACRRGSGKDVALTLGNGTTHVVIVHGGHPDGLDLEDLAGAEVRHSGAATSNRRSISRMIESCNTTRFLITFLAILWLVLLITSQAIESHTWYLVGVGGLGMIQNLIVAGAPRFPEMLGISIELSESSQGTPSVFAEYKVMYTLMELELGYKGFGRALLAEFFPGKLRDWEENWWALTDNEERRVILDEKKRGLQR; from the coding sequence ATGGTGTCCCCCGCTCAAAGCCTTCGGGACCAGTGGAAGGAGCCTTCCGACATTTTCACAGTCCTCCTAATTATCGGTGGAGACATTGTCCAGCAAGCCTTGGGGGCCGTATCAGGAGGATTTCTCACCCCGGTCGCATTTTCCTACGGATGGGTTGCATACGCCGTGTCAGCCCTTCTTTCTGCCACTGGTGATGGCCGGCTCATGCCTGAGACCCCTATCACTAATTTACGGGTGATTAATCTCAAGTCTGGCTACTGTCGCTGGAATCGATCATGGGTGCTAGGTCGCGTGTTTCAGGACTATGAGCATTGGATGCCGAGTGCGGTGCGTGAGCGATTGGAAGAGCATCCAAGTCAGAACAGtgacgaagagaagaaggttccGGGCTTGCTTCCGGGGGGTCGGCAGCCAGAGGTGGCTCTATGTGTGGCTGTCTATCACTGGTCTACTGAGGGAAACTCTCTGGCGCGTCCTGGCCATGACTGGGTTTGGTGGACAGGACTGCTGGTCTCACTCATTCAAATCGCCATCAGTGCTGTCCCGTTTGGGATCTACGGGGACTGGCGAGTCTTCTTGGTGACGGTCAGCGGGACCGTCCTGGCGTATGCCGCAGGGGCTTTGCCGGGCTGGCGAAAAGAGAAATGGGCGTGTCGGAGAGGGTCAGGGAAAGACGTGGCATTGACGCTGGGGAATGGAACCACCCATGTGGTGATTGTGCATGGAGGCCATCCCGATGGACTGGATTTGGAGGATCTGGCGGGAGCTGAGGTTCGACACTCAGGAGCAGCGACCTCGAACCGTCGATCTATATCCCGAATGATCGAGTCATGTAACACGACACGATTTCTGATTACATTTCTTGCCATTCTCTGGCTCGTTCTCTTGATTACTAGCCAAGCCATCGAAAGCCATACCTGGTACCTGGTAGGCGTTGGGGGGCTGGGCATGATCCAGAATCTCATTGTCGCTGGGGCACCGCGCTTCCCTGAGATGCTGGGGATTTCGATCGAATTGAGCGAAAGCTCACAGGGTACACCTTCAGTCTTCGCCGAGTACAAGGTGATGTACACGCTCATGGAGCTGGAGTTGGGGTATAAAGGATTCGGAAGAGCACTCTTGGCGGAGTTCTTTCCTGGCAAGCTGAGGGATTGGGAGGAGAATTGGTGGGCGCTTACGGATAATGAAGAGAGGCGAGTGATattggatgagaagaaaagaggttTGCAACGATGA
- a CDS encoding uncharacterized protein (InterPro:IPR003480,IPR023213;~PFAM:PF02458;~go_function: GO:0016747 - transferase activity, transferring acyl groups other than amino-acyl groups [Evidence IEA]), which translates to MNEVMDTRTYELSDLDKGGFTKTVKAVLFYDLQAATVEPESVVSSLLEGVKHATRQLVPFMAGHLEFKESKRLCIVTSPNSTVEVSVRRYTGTECEPFHDLAQDSFSPSKLDLTHFLPKDPIAKHPVCLIQISLIQGGLAVGFRVDHAAGDWVSLSTFISLVCQSSKAHREGLDMPTYTPDLKRDPYNAPALDSTISQQDRLAQLPLFHIIEKSKFQFQPPPPIRAGIYRITEPTIQQLKARCTPHLDQVEYITSYDCISALLWRALTRARLHIHPDQVNTPSRFVHPIDVRSRDPEHKTSLQYFGNAVIGTLAGPVPATTLISTGDRGLAAAATKIRQSIQAVDISKIEHLTALQTSLADTEMLIPNADFAGMDLFMNTWYAGSAAKYDLGAATRPVAFRVQAGVPGACAIILPDLSESDTRVFEVFVQAPEKEYEALVRDVDFIICFEQVA; encoded by the coding sequence ATGAATGAAGTCATGGACACGAGGACTTATGAATTATCAGATCTTGACAAAGGAGGCTTCACCAAGACTGTAAAAGCCGTCCTCTTCTATGATCTCCAGGCCGCCACTGTTGAACCAGAGAGTGTGGTTTCCTCCTTATTGGAGGGAGTAAAGCACGCAACCCGCCAACTAGTACCATTCATGGCAGGCCATCTGGAATTCAAGGAATCCAAAAGGCTTTGTATCGTGACTTCCCCTAACAGCACGGTGGAAGTCAGCGTACGCCGATACACAGGCACCGAGTGCGAGCCTTTCCACGACTTGGCTCAGGACTCGTTTTCTCCCAGCAAGCTGGATTTGACTCACTTTCTACCGAAAGATCCAATCGCAAAGCACCCCGTCTGCTTAATCCAAATTAGTCTCATTCAAGGAGGGCTGGCCGTAGGGTTTCGAGTGGACCACGCAGCCGGAGACTGGGTATCTCTCAGCACCTTCATATCGCTCGTCTGTCAAAGCAGCAAGGCACATCGCGAAGGCCTGGACATGCCCACCTACACTCCAGACCTCAAAAGAGATCCTTACAATGCTCCTGCCCTAGATTCTACGATCTCGCAACAAGACCGACTCGCTCAACTCCCCCTGTTCCACATCATCGAGAAGAGCAAGTTCCAATTCCagccaccacccccaattcGCGCCGGCATCTACCGCATCACAGAGCCCACCATTCAACAGCTCAAAGCTCGATGTACCCCTCACCTAGACCAGGTCGAGTACATAACATCCTACGACTGCATCTCGGCCCTCCTGTGGAGGGCACTCACCCGGGCCCGTCTACACATCCACCCCGACCAAGTCAACACTCCATCCCGCTTCGTCCACCCCATCGACGTCCGATCCCGCGACCCAGAGCACAAAACATCTCTCCAGTACTTCGGCAACGCTGTAATCGGTACCCTCGCTGGGCCAGTACCCGCCACCACACTCATATCCACCGGGGACCGCGGCCTTGCCGCAGCAGCTACCAAGATCCGTCAATCCATCCAGGCCGTTGACATATCTAAGATTGAACATCTCACGGCACTGCAAACCTCCCTCGCAGACACGGAGATGCTTATCCCAAACGCGGACTTTGCAGGCATGGATCTGTTCATGAACACATGGTATGCAGGGAGCGCAGCCAAGTATGATCTGGGAGCGGCGACAAGGCCCGTGGCGTTTCGGGTGCAGGCGGGGGTACCGGGGGCGTGCGCGATTATTCTGCCGGATCTCTCTGAGAGTGATACGAGGGTGTTTGAGGTTTTTGTGCAAGCGCCGGAGAAGGAGTATGAGGCTTTGGTGAGGGATGTGGACTTTATAATTTGCTTCGAACAGGTTGCGTGA